One genomic window of Halanaerobium saccharolyticum subsp. saccharolyticum DSM 6643 includes the following:
- the mnmA gene encoding tRNA 2-thiouridine(34) synthase MnmA: MKKVMIAMSGGVDSSVAAALLKEEGYEVIGGTMHIFPDYEEATDREDHCCSYSAVRDAKRVAQKLEIPHFVFNLQEEFQDKVIDYFVDEYSQGRTPNPCVMCNKEIKFAALHRKAIEIGCDYIASGHYAKIENENGRYILKKGLDDNKDQSYMLYVLNQEQLSQTLFPLSEYTKEEIRAKAKDLGFEIHNKAESQEICFVPDDDYVRFLDSNYPEISKEGPILDSTGNQVGTHKGLSHYTIGQRRGLGISMGYPIYVTDLDHENNAVIVGEDELVFSDGLIAEDLNFIPFKDIDGRMEVEAQIRYNSFPVKAYIEKLNPDELKVEFEKAQRAITPGQSVVFYLDDLVLGGGIIKKSFKNS, from the coding sequence ATGAAAAAAGTTATGATTGCAATGAGTGGTGGAGTAGATAGTTCTGTAGCTGCTGCTTTATTAAAAGAAGAAGGATATGAAGTTATAGGTGGGACTATGCATATATTTCCTGATTATGAGGAAGCAACTGATCGCGAAGATCACTGTTGTTCTTACTCTGCAGTTAGAGATGCAAAAAGAGTTGCACAAAAATTAGAGATACCTCATTTTGTTTTTAATCTGCAGGAGGAATTTCAAGATAAAGTAATTGATTATTTTGTCGATGAATATAGCCAGGGTAGAACTCCAAATCCTTGTGTAATGTGTAATAAAGAAATCAAATTTGCTGCTCTGCATCGAAAAGCTATAGAAATAGGATGTGACTATATAGCGAGTGGTCATTATGCAAAAATTGAAAATGAAAATGGACGTTATATACTCAAAAAAGGTTTAGATGATAATAAAGATCAAAGTTATATGCTCTATGTTTTAAATCAAGAACAGTTAAGCCAAACTTTATTTCCTTTAAGTGAATATACCAAAGAAGAGATCAGAGCCAAAGCTAAAGATTTAGGTTTTGAAATTCATAATAAAGCAGAAAGTCAAGAAATTTGTTTTGTGCCTGATGATGATTATGTTAGATTTTTGGATAGTAATTATCCAGAAATTTCCAAAGAAGGTCCTATTCTAGATAGTACAGGTAATCAGGTAGGTACTCACAAAGGATTATCTCATTATACTATTGGTCAGCGTAGAGGTTTAGGTATTTCTATGGGCTATCCAATTTATGTAACAGATTTAGATCATGAAAATAATGCTGTGATAGTTGGTGAAGATGAGTTAGTATTTAGTGATGGCTTAATTGCTGAAGATCTTAATTTCATTCCTTTTAAAGATATCGATGGCCGAATGGAAGTTGAGGCTCAAATAAGATATAATAGTTTTCCAGTTAAAGCTTATATTGAGAAATTAAATCCAGATGAATTAAAAGTTGAATTTGAAAAGGCTCAAAGAGCTATTACGCCGGGACAGTCAGTTGTTTTTTATCTTGATGATTTAGTACTAGGTGGAGGAATTATCAAAAAAAGTTTCAAAAACTCTTGA
- a CDS encoding cysteine desulfurase family protein: MKDIYFDHAATTPIVEEVIEVMQPFYNEIYANPASSHLPGQKAASALEDARELVTKLIGAKKAEELVFTAGGTEADNLALKGAALARSSEGKHIITSSIEHHAVLKSCKYLEKHLGFEITYLDVDQDGIIDVEELKRNIREDTILVSIMYANNEIGTIQPIKELAAVAHQNDIIFHTDAVQTVGQLKIDVNDLGVDLLSISAHKFNGPKGIGALFVSQGVELVPQMSGGSQERKRRAGTANLAAAVGMGKAAEIALEKLAEKRNKLVLLRDYFISELFANFDDIKINGPKGDYRLPGNINISFKNLDSESILFNLSLNNIAASTGSACASGSLSVSHVLKAIALEEEYIKGAIRFSLGFGNTKEEIDYVVNKLKNIIDRLKSLK, from the coding sequence ATGAAAGATATTTATTTTGATCATGCAGCCACTACTCCAATAGTTGAAGAAGTAATTGAGGTAATGCAACCTTTTTATAATGAAATTTATGCTAATCCTGCTAGTTCACATCTGCCTGGACAGAAGGCAGCTTCTGCTCTTGAAGATGCGCGAGAATTAGTTACTAAGTTAATTGGAGCTAAAAAAGCTGAAGAACTTGTTTTTACAGCTGGTGGGACTGAGGCGGATAACCTTGCTCTAAAAGGAGCAGCATTAGCTCGTTCTTCAGAAGGGAAACATATTATAACTTCTTCAATAGAACATCATGCTGTTTTAAAAAGCTGTAAATATTTAGAAAAACATTTAGGCTTTGAAATAACTTATCTTGATGTTGACCAAGATGGCATTATTGATGTAGAAGAGCTAAAGCGTAATATTCGAGAAGATACAATTTTGGTTTCTATAATGTATGCAAATAATGAAATAGGAACTATTCAGCCAATTAAAGAATTAGCTGCTGTAGCTCATCAAAATGATATTATATTTCACACAGATGCGGTTCAGACAGTTGGACAGTTAAAAATAGATGTAAATGATTTAGGTGTTGATTTACTTTCTATTTCAGCACATAAATTTAATGGACCAAAAGGGATTGGAGCTCTTTTTGTAAGCCAAGGTGTGGAATTAGTTCCTCAAATGTCTGGTGGAAGTCAAGAAAGAAAAAGAAGAGCAGGTACAGCAAACTTAGCTGCAGCTGTTGGTATGGGAAAAGCAGCCGAAATTGCGCTTGAAAAACTGGCTGAAAAGAGAAATAAATTAGTTTTGCTCAGAGATTATTTTATTTCGGAACTATTTGCTAATTTTGATGATATAAAAATTAATGGACCTAAAGGCGACTATCGTTTACCTGGGAATATAAATATTTCATTTAAAAACTTAGATTCAGAATCAATCTTGTTTAATTTAAGTCTAAATAATATTGCCGCATCAACAGGGTCTGCCTGTGCGTCTGGATCTTTAAGTGTATCTCATGTTTTAAAAGCGATTGCTTTAGAAGAAGAATATATTAAAGGGGCAATAAGATTTTCACTTGGTTTCGGTAATACTAAAGAAGAAATTGATTATGTTGTTAACAAATTAAAGAATATTATTGATAGATTAAAGTCACTAAAATAA
- a CDS encoding RrF2 family transcriptional regulator, with the protein MRVSTKGRYGLRALVDLAEHETGKAIPIREISERQNISEQYLEQLFATLRKAKLVKSVRGAHGGYMLNHEPEDITVADIITTLEGPIAPVDCVIEDDFCNYVDKCVIHGLWAELADAINGVIENMTLADLKNKAVKEKQKIKTVKKEKSEVK; encoded by the coding sequence ATGAGAGTATCAACTAAAGGTAGATATGGATTAAGAGCATTAGTAGATTTAGCTGAACATGAAACTGGTAAGGCTATTCCAATTCGTGAAATTTCGGAAAGACAAAACATTTCTGAACAGTATTTAGAGCAGTTATTTGCGACTTTAAGAAAGGCTAAATTGGTTAAAAGTGTTCGTGGTGCACATGGAGGCTATATGTTAAATCATGAACCAGAAGATATAACTGTTGCTGATATAATAACAACTTTAGAAGGTCCAATTGCTCCTGTTGATTGTGTAATAGAAGATGATTTTTGTAATTATGTTGATAAGTGTGTAATACATGGCTTATGGGCAGAATTAGCAGATGCTATTAATGGCGTTATTGAAAATATGACTTTGGCTGATTTGAAAAATAAAGCAGTTAAAGAAAAGCAAAAAATTAAAACAGTTAAAAAAGAAAAATCAGAGGTTAAATAA
- a CDS encoding IMPACT family protein produces MSNSKNRPAKNMEIRNQVKDSKFYGSIFSVKNREEAEKKIYEIKNKYQDATHNVSAFRVEGSKLEQEPIEYFDDDGEPSGSSGPPILEAIKGENLINTVIIVTRYFGGTKLGIGGLIRAYGDTARLAIEEAGIETLNEFYQIKVKTSFDKIGIVLGQLEAFEADIKNTEYTNQGAAVKAIISIDIKDRLQNILQEKTAADYDLKVIKSVFK; encoded by the coding sequence ATGTCCAATTCTAAAAATAGACCTGCGAAAAATATGGAAATAAGAAATCAAGTAAAAGACAGTAAATTTTATGGAAGTATTTTTTCTGTAAAAAATAGAGAAGAAGCTGAAAAAAAAATTTATGAGATTAAAAATAAATATCAAGATGCTACTCATAATGTTTCTGCTTTTAGAGTAGAAGGTTCTAAGTTAGAACAAGAACCAATTGAATATTTTGATGATGATGGAGAACCATCCGGTTCTTCTGGACCACCAATTTTAGAGGCTATTAAAGGAGAAAATTTGATTAATACAGTTATAATTGTGACTAGATATTTTGGAGGAACTAAGTTAGGGATCGGTGGTCTAATTAGAGCTTATGGTGACACAGCAAGATTAGCTATAGAAGAAGCAGGTATAGAAACTCTAAATGAATTTTATCAGATTAAGGTTAAAACTTCTTTTGATAAGATTGGTATTGTCTTAGGGCAGTTAGAAGCATTTGAAGCAGACATTAAAAATACAGAATACACTAACCAAGGAGCTGCAGTTAAAGCAATTATTTCAATTGATATTAAAGATAGACTTCAAAATATACTGCAGGAGAAAACGGCTGCAGATTATGATCTTAAAGTAATAAAGAGTGTTTTTAAATAA
- a CDS encoding replication-associated recombination protein A — MNLFENTNDKKDNRDRPLAYRMRPKTLDEFYGQEEIVGENKLLNRAIKADRLQSLIFYGPPGTGKTSLAQVIANQTEAEFVKLNAVTSGVKDIREVIKKAKSNRNLYNKKTILFIDEIHRFNKSQQDALLPSVENGTLVMVGATTENPYFEVNSPLLSRSRIFRLEKLNNEHVFSILKKSLENEKRGLGKLNVEISDKDLEFISDLADGDARVALNTLELAVLTTPADADGIIKINKEIIEDSMQKKILNYDRSGDNHYDIISAFIKSMRGSDPDAAIYWLARMIVSGEDPKFIARRVVIHAAEDVGMADPTALIIAESAARAVEQIGFPEAKIPLAEAVIYIASAPKSNSVVQAINKAVDYVENNRAGDVPPHLKDSHYAGASDLGHGLEYKYPHNYSKNYVEQSYLPKEMQDLSFYEPGEMGREKKTAQFLKYLKNDKRTEDDK, encoded by the coding sequence GTGAATCTTTTTGAAAATACTAATGACAAAAAAGATAATAGAGATCGTCCTTTAGCTTACAGAATGCGCCCTAAAACATTAGATGAATTCTATGGACAGGAAGAAATTGTAGGAGAAAATAAACTTTTAAATAGAGCTATAAAAGCAGATCGATTACAATCTCTAATTTTTTATGGACCTCCAGGTACTGGTAAGACAAGTTTGGCACAGGTAATTGCTAATCAAACTGAGGCAGAGTTTGTTAAACTAAATGCAGTAACATCTGGAGTTAAAGATATTCGAGAGGTTATTAAAAAAGCAAAATCTAATAGAAATCTATATAATAAAAAAACCATTCTTTTTATTGATGAAATTCATCGCTTTAATAAATCTCAACAGGATGCATTACTGCCGTCTGTCGAAAATGGAACTTTAGTAATGGTTGGAGCTACTACTGAGAATCCATATTTTGAAGTAAATTCACCTCTTTTGTCACGATCAAGAATTTTTCGTTTAGAAAAATTGAATAACGAACATGTTTTTTCTATTTTAAAAAAATCTTTAGAAAATGAAAAAAGAGGTTTAGGAAAGTTAAATGTAGAAATTTCAGATAAAGATTTGGAATTTATTTCAGATTTAGCTGATGGAGATGCAAGAGTCGCTTTAAATACATTAGAATTGGCTGTTTTAACAACTCCCGCTGATGCAGATGGAATTATAAAAATAAACAAAGAAATAATTGAGGACTCAATGCAGAAAAAAATCTTAAATTATGATCGTTCAGGAGATAATCATTATGATATAATTTCAGCTTTTATCAAAAGCATGCGTGGCTCAGATCCTGATGCAGCTATTTACTGGTTAGCCAGGATGATTGTTAGTGGTGAAGATCCAAAGTTTATTGCCCGCAGAGTTGTTATTCATGCAGCAGAAGATGTGGGAATGGCAGATCCAACTGCTTTAATAATTGCTGAGTCAGCAGCGAGAGCTGTTGAACAAATTGGTTTTCCAGAAGCTAAAATACCTTTGGCTGAAGCAGTTATCTATATTGCTTCTGCTCCTAAGAGTAATTCTGTTGTTCAAGCAATAAATAAAGCTGTAGACTATGTAGAAAATAACCGAGCTGGAGATGTCCCGCCACACCTTAAAGATAGTCATTATGCAGGGGCTTCAGATTTAGGTCATGGATTAGAATATAAATATCCTCACAATTATTCTAAAAATTATGTAGAACAGAGTTATTTACCAAAAGAGATGCAGGATCTTAGTTTTTATGAACCGGGAGAAATGGGAAGAGAAAAAAAGACAGCTCAATTTTTAAAATATCTAAAAAATGATAAAAGGACAGAGGATGATAAATAA
- a CDS encoding 5-formyltetrahydrofolate cyclo-ligase: protein MNEKEKIREKCLSQRAQISNTKVSSWSKKIKNKFFDLPQLENAKKVMAYASMRKEIETFELLEELLEKGYLVYLPYTRQDIVDLGTAQINNLDKDLKDGVFGVQEPVVKIRDEEVPVDFDIIIVPGACFTVQGYRIGYGGGYYDSFLAKHANGALKVGFCYDCFIVDSIPVEDHDVPVDLIITEKRIINIK, encoded by the coding sequence GTGAATGAAAAGGAGAAAATAAGAGAAAAATGTTTAAGCCAAAGGGCTCAAATTTCAAACACTAAAGTTAGCAGTTGGAGTAAAAAAATAAAAAATAAGTTTTTTGATCTCCCCCAATTAGAAAATGCAAAAAAAGTTATGGCCTATGCTTCTATGCGCAAAGAAATAGAGACTTTTGAATTATTAGAAGAATTATTGGAAAAAGGATATTTGGTATATTTGCCTTATACTCGTCAAGATATTGTTGATCTTGGAACAGCTCAGATAAACAATCTAGATAAAGATCTCAAAGATGGAGTATTTGGTGTTCAAGAACCAGTTGTAAAGATCCGAGATGAAGAAGTTCCAGTTGATTTTGATATCATAATTGTCCCGGGAGCTTGTTTTACTGTCCAAGGTTATAGAATTGGTTATGGTGGCGGTTATTATGATAGTTTTTTAGCTAAACATGCTAATGGAGCTTTAAAAGTTGGTTTTTGCTATGATTGTTTTATTGTAGATTCTATACCAGTTGAAGACCATGACGTTCCAGTAGATTTAATCATCACCGAAAAAAGGATTATTAATATAAAATAA
- the aspS gene encoding aspartate--tRNA ligase, whose translation MGETIKDLKRTHLCGEVTKKDNEDKVTIMGWVQKRRDHGGVIFTDIRDRTGIVQVVFNPDLGEELFKKADTLRSEYVVAITGEVESRPDGNINPELSTGEIEIKAEELRILDAAKTPPIQIEDDIDTGEDIRLKYRYLDLRRPKMTKMIGLRHKITKACRDYLDEEGFWEIETPILTKSSPEGARDYLVPSRVNPGQFFALPQSPQIFKQLLMVSGMEKYFQIARCFRDEDLRANRQPEFTQIDMEMSFVNQEDVLEITEGLMKDLFAIGDIEVPAKIKRMSYQEAIDRFGSDKPDLRFGMELKDLSEAVKDSEFNIFSGTVANGGQVKGINFKGGADSPRSTIDSFEDYVKMFKAKGLAWMALREDGLKSPIAKFLAEEEIEAIKSKMEAEEGDLLLIVADKASVVAAALGNLRLKIAKENDLIPEEIYEFVWIVDFPLFEYDEDEDRMAAIHHPFTAPKEADIEKLESDPASVRSKAYDLVLNGEELGGGSIRINNHELQEKVFSALSITKEQQQEKFGYLLEAFDYGTPPHGGIAFGLDRLMMIVGRTDSIRDVIAFPKTQKATSPLTKAPSKVDKKQLQELGISIRS comes from the coding sequence ATGGGTGAAACAATTAAAGATTTAAAGAGAACCCACCTTTGTGGAGAAGTAACAAAGAAAGACAATGAAGATAAAGTAACAATCATGGGTTGGGTACAAAAAAGAAGAGATCACGGTGGAGTGATTTTCACCGATATTAGAGATAGAACTGGGATTGTACAGGTGGTGTTTAATCCCGATTTAGGAGAAGAGTTATTCAAAAAAGCTGATACTCTTCGTTCTGAATATGTTGTTGCTATTACAGGTGAGGTTGAATCTCGCCCTGATGGTAATATTAATCCAGAACTTTCAACTGGTGAAATTGAAATTAAAGCGGAAGAGTTAAGAATCCTAGATGCTGCTAAAACTCCTCCAATTCAAATTGAAGATGATATAGATACTGGAGAAGATATTAGATTAAAATACAGGTATTTAGATTTAAGAAGACCTAAAATGACAAAAATGATTGGGCTAAGGCATAAGATAACTAAAGCATGTCGGGATTATCTTGATGAAGAAGGTTTTTGGGAAATTGAAACTCCAATATTAACTAAAAGCTCACCTGAAGGCGCAAGAGATTATCTAGTACCAAGTAGAGTTAATCCGGGTCAGTTTTTTGCTCTGCCTCAATCTCCTCAAATTTTCAAACAGTTATTAATGGTTTCTGGAATGGAAAAATATTTTCAAATAGCGCGTTGTTTTAGAGATGAAGATTTAAGAGCAAATCGTCAACCTGAATTTACTCAAATTGATATGGAAATGTCTTTTGTAAACCAGGAAGATGTTTTAGAAATTACCGAAGGTCTAATGAAAGATCTATTTGCTATAGGAGATATTGAAGTTCCAGCTAAAATCAAAAGAATGTCTTATCAGGAAGCAATCGATCGTTTTGGTTCTGATAAGCCAGATTTACGTTTTGGAATGGAACTTAAAGATTTATCTGAAGCTGTAAAAGATAGTGAATTTAATATATTTAGCGGAACTGTAGCTAATGGTGGTCAGGTTAAGGGAATTAATTTTAAGGGAGGCGCGGATTCTCCTCGAAGTACAATTGATTCTTTTGAAGATTATGTAAAAATGTTTAAGGCCAAAGGTTTAGCCTGGATGGCCTTAAGAGAAGATGGTTTGAAATCTCCAATTGCTAAGTTCTTAGCTGAGGAAGAAATTGAAGCTATTAAATCTAAAATGGAAGCTGAAGAAGGAGACTTATTATTAATTGTTGCTGATAAAGCTTCAGTTGTAGCTGCTGCTTTAGGTAATTTACGTTTAAAAATAGCTAAGGAAAATGATTTGATTCCAGAAGAGATTTATGAATTTGTCTGGATTGTAGATTTTCCATTATTTGAATACGATGAAGATGAAGATAGAATGGCAGCAATTCACCATCCATTTACAGCGCCTAAAGAAGCTGATATTGAAAAATTAGAAAGTGATCCTGCTTCAGTAAGATCAAAAGCATATGATTTAGTATTAAATGGTGAAGAATTAGGTGGGGGAAGTATTAGAATTAATAATCATGAGCTGCAGGAGAAAGTTTTTTCAGCTTTATCCATAACTAAAGAACAGCAGCAGGAAAAATTCGGTTATTTATTAGAAGCTTTTGATTATGGTACACCACCACATGGTGGAATTGCTTTTGGGCTTGATCGACTAATGATGATAGTTGGTAGAACAGATTCAATTAGAGATGTGATTGCCTTTCCTAAAACACAAAAGGCCACCTCTCCATTAACTAAAGCCCCTTCTAAAGTTGATAAAAAACAGCTTCAAGAATTAGGAATTTCCATTCGTTCCTAG
- the hisS gene encoding histidine--tRNA ligase, whose translation MKFNAPRGTNDILPPETLKWQYIEKKTHELFSNYNYQEIRTPIFEYTELFQRGIGEVTDIVEKEMYTFEDKGNRSITLRPEGTASVIRSFLENKIYGQAQPTKYYYIGPMFRYERPQSGRFRQFHQLGVEAIASNDPALDAEIISLGIRLLQNFGLDNLEVHLNSVGCKDCRPDYVEKLKKYLIENKDQLCDNCKSRIERNPLRVLDCKNKSCKTVINDAPKITNNLCDNCAEHFEDVQNYLDVLDLEYIINPLLVRGLDYYTNTAFEIKDNALGAQDTVFGGGRYNGLAEEIGNRDLPGIGFALGIERLLLSLEAKGIELPVESGVDLYITVIGEKAKIESFKLLDKLRNEGFRTEMDYLDRGVGSQMKSADRMNAEYTIIIGEDELNNNSATIRNMKSGDEKEIQLSNLLEEMKKLVDKEAV comes from the coding sequence ATGAAGTTTAATGCTCCAAGAGGTACAAATGATATACTACCGCCAGAAACTTTGAAGTGGCAGTATATAGAAAAGAAAACACATGAATTATTTTCGAACTACAATTATCAAGAAATTAGGACTCCTATCTTTGAATACACAGAGCTTTTTCAGCGTGGTATTGGAGAAGTAACTGATATTGTTGAAAAAGAAATGTATACATTTGAAGATAAAGGCAATAGAAGTATTACCTTAAGACCTGAAGGAACTGCTTCAGTAATTAGATCATTTTTGGAAAATAAAATTTATGGACAGGCTCAACCAACAAAATATTATTATATTGGGCCAATGTTTAGATATGAAAGACCACAATCTGGTAGATTCAGACAGTTCCATCAGCTAGGAGTTGAGGCAATAGCTTCTAATGATCCAGCACTAGATGCTGAGATTATTTCGCTTGGAATCCGTTTGCTCCAGAATTTTGGTTTGGATAATTTAGAAGTACATTTAAATAGTGTTGGTTGTAAAGATTGTAGACCAGACTATGTTGAGAAACTAAAAAAATATCTAATTGAAAATAAAGATCAGTTATGTGACAATTGTAAAAGTAGAATTGAAAGAAATCCATTAAGAGTTCTAGATTGTAAAAACAAGAGCTGTAAAACAGTTATTAATGATGCTCCTAAAATTACAAATAATCTTTGTGATAACTGTGCAGAGCATTTTGAAGATGTTCAAAATTATTTAGATGTCTTAGATCTTGAATATATAATTAATCCACTCTTAGTAAGAGGATTAGATTATTATACAAACACTGCTTTCGAAATTAAAGATAATGCTTTGGGAGCTCAAGATACTGTTTTTGGTGGTGGACGTTATAATGGTCTGGCTGAAGAAATTGGAAATAGAGATCTACCGGGTATTGGTTTTGCGCTTGGTATTGAACGCTTATTGCTTTCGCTTGAAGCTAAAGGGATTGAATTACCAGTAGAATCAGGTGTTGATCTTTACATAACAGTAATTGGTGAGAAAGCTAAAATAGAATCATTTAAGCTGCTTGATAAATTAAGAAATGAAGGTTTCAGAACTGAAATGGATTACTTAGACCGAGGGGTCGGTTCTCAAATGAAATCAGCAGATCGGATGAATGCTGAATATACTATAATTATTGGAGAAGATGAATTAAATAATAACTCTGCTACAATTAGAAATATGAAAAGTGGAGACGAAAAAGAAATTCAATTAAGCAATTTATTAGAAGAAATGAAGAAGCTAGTAGATAAGGAGGCAGTATAA
- a CDS encoding SurA N-terminal domain-containing protein — protein MFDTLRDNSRIIVYIVVVAFVISGGFMGYGAYLNNQGGGGQAPNQRQSVIAEVNGMEISQQEYFSLLQQQAPQSNLSSSQIIPFRYNVLNALIERKLIMSQAEELGVDVEVSEAEVDERYNNILEQNEMSDQELADALAEQGYTIGQLREDIKSSLTDSKTITQTIDQGISEIEVTDQEIQALYEQRYPESETAEADSIDETETAEDERPELEEVREDLETEIRNQKNNQAVNNWLTELKESADITINDQVLSAYHALENENYDQAVDEFSTFVEQEETDAIFFSYLAQAYEGQNNYDKAEETYNTAIESFPENNDLKFNFAEFLSEQEKNEQAITLLDEVAAGAEDDFMTYYRLFMLYSQLGAEEKAQSAIEKVQSLSQNMQQNQENVEIEEDSPEEIQEEAEELEEDIEVEAPLETENNN, from the coding sequence TTGTTTGATACTTTACGCGATAATAGTAGAATTATTGTTTATATAGTAGTAGTAGCTTTTGTGATTTCTGGTGGGTTTATGGGTTATGGTGCTTATTTAAATAATCAAGGTGGAGGCGGTCAGGCTCCCAATCAAAGACAGTCTGTAATTGCTGAAGTTAATGGAATGGAAATATCACAACAGGAATACTTTTCGCTTTTGCAGCAGCAGGCACCACAATCTAATTTAAGCAGCTCTCAAATTATACCATTTAGATATAATGTTTTGAATGCACTAATAGAGAGAAAACTTATTATGAGTCAAGCAGAAGAACTTGGCGTTGATGTAGAAGTTTCAGAGGCCGAAGTAGATGAAAGATATAATAATATTTTAGAACAAAATGAAATGTCTGATCAGGAATTAGCAGACGCCTTGGCTGAGCAGGGTTATACAATTGGTCAGTTAAGAGAAGATATTAAATCAAGTTTGACAGATAGTAAAACTATAACTCAAACTATTGATCAAGGAATTTCAGAAATAGAAGTTACAGATCAAGAAATACAAGCTCTTTATGAACAGCGTTATCCAGAATCAGAAACAGCTGAAGCTGATTCGATTGATGAAACAGAGACAGCTGAAGATGAAAGACCTGAATTAGAAGAGGTAAGAGAAGATCTGGAAACTGAAATTAGAAATCAAAAAAATAACCAGGCAGTTAATAACTGGTTAACAGAATTAAAAGAATCTGCAGATATAACAATTAATGATCAAGTTTTAAGTGCTTATCATGCTTTAGAGAATGAAAATTATGATCAAGCTGTAGATGAGTTTTCAACTTTTGTTGAGCAGGAAGAAACAGATGCTATTTTCTTTAGCTATTTAGCTCAAGCATATGAAGGACAAAATAATTATGATAAGGCTGAAGAAACATATAATACAGCTATAGAATCTTTCCCTGAGAATAATGATTTAAAATTCAATTTTGCTGAGTTTTTATCTGAACAGGAAAAGAATGAACAAGCTATAACACTATTAGACGAAGTAGCTGCAGGGGCTGAAGATGATTTCATGACATATTACCGACTCTTTATGCTCTATAGTCAACTGGGAGCTGAAGAAAAAGCTCAGTCAGCTATAGAAAAAGTTCAGAGCCTAAGTCAAAACATGCAGCAAAATCAAGAAAATGTAGAAATCGAGGAAGATAGTCCTGAGGAAATTCAGGAGGAAGCTGAGGAATTAGAAGAGGATATTGAAGTTGAAGCTCCTTTAGAAACAGAAAATAATAATTAA
- a CDS encoding MBL fold metallo-hydrolase, protein MKLKKFTVGEIMSKSYIVSNNGKAIVIDPGAEGKKLYKYLQENNLELKYIINTHGHFDHIAANEFLKNKTDAKIMAHPKADLKFKDPKLNLSQVLKRQKITSPSVDIALNDGDIIDFEGLKLRIIYTPGHSEDGISIYLESEKILFPGDCIFASGVGRTDFSDSDFEKLTNSIEEKIFSLPDNTTFYPGHGADNIISSFKNRVWPALK, encoded by the coding sequence ATGAAATTAAAAAAATTTACTGTTGGAGAAATAATGTCTAAAAGCTATATAGTTTCTAATAATGGGAAAGCAATTGTTATTGACCCTGGAGCTGAAGGAAAAAAACTGTATAAATATCTTCAAGAAAATAATTTAGAGCTTAAATATATTATTAATACACACGGCCATTTTGATCATATTGCTGCAAATGAATTTTTAAAAAATAAAACTGATGCTAAAATAATGGCTCATCCAAAAGCAGATTTAAAATTTAAGGATCCTAAATTAAATTTATCTCAAGTTTTAAAACGTCAGAAAATAACTTCACCCTCTGTTGATATTGCTTTAAATGATGGGGATATAATTGATTTTGAAGGTTTAAAGCTTCGGATAATTTATACTCCTGGACACAGTGAAGATGGAATTTCCATTTATTTAGAATCAGAAAAAATTCTTTTTCCAGGTGATTGTATTTTTGCTTCTGGAGTTGGAAGAACTGATTTTAGTGACAGTGATTTTGAGAAACTTACTAATTCTATAGAGGAAAAAATATTTTCGCTTCCTGACAATACTACCTTTTATCCCGGTCATGGAGCAGATAATATAATTAGTTCTTTTAAAAATAGAGTCTGGCCTGCACTAAAATGA
- the dtd gene encoding D-aminoacyl-tRNA deacylase, translated as MRAVVQRVKNAKVEVDTEITGEIGSGLLVFLGIGKEDNQKDVDYLLEKIINLRIFEDEEEKLNLSALDLNKELLLVSQFTLFGDCRQGRRPSFFEAAPPAEAEKLYNYFVKRAKESELKIETGTFQAMMDVKLVNDGPVTILVDSKKKF; from the coding sequence ATGAGAGCTGTAGTTCAACGTGTAAAAAATGCTAAAGTTGAAGTTGATACTGAAATAACCGGAGAAATTGGCTCCGGTTTATTAGTGTTTTTAGGAATTGGTAAAGAAGATAATCAAAAAGATGTAGATTATTTATTAGAAAAGATAATCAATCTAAGGATTTTCGAAGATGAAGAAGAAAAATTAAATTTATCTGCATTAGATTTAAATAAAGAATTGTTGCTTGTTTCCCAATTCACACTATTTGGTGACTGTAGGCAGGGCAGAAGACCAAGTTTTTTTGAGGCAGCCCCGCCAGCTGAAGCAGAAAAATTATATAATTATTTTGTAAAAAGGGCTAAGGAATCAGAATTGAAAATTGAGACAGGTACATTTCAGGCTATGATGGATGTTAAACTAGTTAATGATGGACCAGTTACAATTTTAGTAGACAGCAAAAAGAAATTTTAA